Proteins from a single region of Hordeum vulgare subsp. vulgare chromosome 6H, MorexV3_pseudomolecules_assembly, whole genome shotgun sequence:
- the LOC123402615 gene encoding probable protein phosphatase 2C 55 produces the protein MSPAIALRRAAAWLLRGGAGAGAPRAASSATLPGLGGAPLSPARGLQGREAAGFLGIWGGPAAGGVSGGVSWWFRCAASSVPRPGLLVEQLLVGGGRSFATGAAPVEVSFSPAAREADVSQPEKSVGASDKTMLGDRSLKLVSGVCYLPHPDKEETGGEDAHFIWDEQAIGIADGVGGWASYGIDAGQYARDIMSNAVTAIEEEPKDSIDLTRVLEKAHSSTTVPGSSTACIIALTDQGLQAINLGDSGFIVIRDGCTLCRSPVQQHDFNFSYQLESGNSNDLPNAAQVFKVPVASGDVIVAGTDGLFDNLYNNDITAVVVHATRAGLEPQVAAQKIAALARQRAQDKNRQSPFSTAAQDAGFRYYGGKLDDITVVVSYVTAFGNS, from the exons ATGTCCCCGGCGATCGCGCTTCGGCGAGCGGCCGCGTGGCTGCTCCGGggaggcgccggcgccggcgcgccGAGGGCCGCGTCCTCCGCCACGCTGCCGGGCCTCGGCGGGGCCCCGCTGTCTCCCGCGCGCGGATTGCAGGGGAGGGAGGCGGCCGGGTTCCTCGGGATCTGGGGAGGGCCAGCGGCGGGCGGCGTAAGCGGTGGCGTGTCCTGGTGGTTCCGGTGCGCCGCCAGCAGCGTGCCCAGGCCGGGCCTGCTGGTGGAGCAGCTGCTCGTCGGCGGCGGGCGCTCATTCGCGACAGGCGCCGCTCCGGTGGAGGTGTCCTTCAGCCCGGCCGCCCGCGAGGCGGATGTCTCGCAGCCTGAGAAATCCGTAGGCGCCTCGGATAA GACTATGTTAGGAGATAGGTCCTTGAAGCTTGTTTCAGGGGTATGTTATCTACCACATCCGGATAAGGAAGAAACTGGTGGTGAGGATGCACATTTTATCTGGGATGAACAGGCTATAGGCATAGCTGACGGCGTTGGTGGTTGGGCAAGCTACGGTATTGATGCAGGTCAATATGCTAGAGATATCATGTCTAATGCAGTAACCGCAATAGAAGAAGAACCAAAAGATTCAATTGATCTTACAAGGGTACTAGAGAAGGCCCATAGCAGCACAACAGTGCCGGGTTCATCGACCGCATGTATAATTGCTTTAACAGATCAG GGACTACAAGCAATTAATCTTGGTGACAGTGGCTTTATAGTCATCCGAGATGGCTGCACATTGTGTAGGTCACCTGTACAACAACATGATTTCAATTTCTCCTACCAACTTGAGAGCGGCAACTCGAATGACTTGCCAAATGCTGCACAG GTCTTCAAGGTACCTGTCGCGTCTGGCGATGTAATTGTTGCTGGAACAGATGGGTTGTTCGATAACCTGTACAACAACGACATAACAGCAGTAGTGGTCCACGCAACCAGAGCTGGCCTGGAACCTCAAGTGGCAGCCCAGAAGATAGCTGCGCTCGCACGCCAGCGGGCACAGGACAAGAACAGGCAGTCGCCGTTTTCGACCGCGGCCCAAGATGCTGGGTTCCGGTACTATGGTGGGAAGCTGGATGACATCACCGTCGTGGTGTCGTACGTAACTGCCTTTGGCAACTCGTAG